One segment of Thermoplasmata archaeon DNA contains the following:
- a CDS encoding cytochrome c oxidase subunit II: protein MSVPRRLVLLASVLLVALSLLSGTARAAPVSSGEGATQELFWIVLIPALGIGIFVSALIAYAVLKFRVRPGHTTGPANPKTHDRNLEALWTVVPAVILLIVGFAAFQTLVRTDTLPQDPDVIMEINAHQWYWNFNITYVRSGMWLNTTGNFTSLNTTGAFTIKTGLVVKIILRSFDVAHSFYLIDFDLKVDVIPGHTNLYWFKPLQPGDFMIRCAEFCGLNHYTMTATLHVVP, encoded by the coding sequence ATGTCGGTGCCTCGGCGCCTCGTTCTCCTGGCATCAGTCCTGCTTGTCGCACTGTCGCTCCTGAGCGGGACGGCGCGCGCGGCGCCCGTGTCGAGCGGAGAGGGCGCGACGCAAGAGCTGTTCTGGATTGTCCTGATTCCCGCCCTTGGAATCGGGATCTTCGTGAGCGCTCTGATCGCGTATGCCGTGTTGAAGTTCCGCGTACGGCCGGGCCATACCACCGGCCCGGCGAATCCGAAGACGCACGACCGCAACCTCGAGGCCCTGTGGACCGTCGTGCCCGCGGTCATCCTGTTGATCGTCGGCTTCGCCGCGTTCCAGACCCTCGTCAGGACGGACACGCTCCCTCAGGATCCCGACGTGATCATGGAGATCAACGCCCACCAGTGGTATTGGAACTTCAACATCACGTACGTCCGGAGCGGGATGTGGCTGAACACGACGGGCAACTTCACCTCGCTCAACACGACGGGAGCCTTCACGATTAAGACCGGACTCGTCGTCAAGATCATCCTGCGCTCGTTCGACGTCGCCCACTCGTTCTACCTCATCGATTTCGACCTGAAGGTCGACGTCATCCCGGGACACACGAATCTCTACTGGTTCAAGCCGCTGCAACCCGGTGACTTCATGATCCGGTGCGCGGAGTTTTGCGGGCTCAATCACTACACGATGACCGCGACTCTGCATGTCGTCCCGTGA